One Lepidochelys kempii isolate rLepKem1 chromosome 12, rLepKem1.hap2, whole genome shotgun sequence genomic region harbors:
- the ARL2BP gene encoding ADP-ribosylation factor-like protein 2-binding protein isoform X1 produces MMETLEEENFGVSISSPSDAEFDAVVGYLEDIIMDDDFQLIQRSFMDKHYQEFEDTEENKLIYTSIFNEYICLVEKYIEEKLLDRIPGFSMAAFTMSLQQHKDEMAGDIFDMLLTFTDFLAFKEMFLDYRAARPAESTLILAVPSLPTAGKTSAKEKEGRGLDLSSGFVVTSLSKSSMSSSQNSLRH; encoded by the exons ATGATGGAGACTTTAGAAGAGGAAAACTTTGGTGTGTCTAT CTCCTCTCCTTCAGATGCAGAATTTGATGCGGTTGTTGGGTATTTAGAAGATATTATAATGG ATGACGATTTCCAGTTAATACAAAGAAGCTTTATGGATAAACACTACCAGGAATTTGAAGATACAGAAGAAAACAAGCTcatctacacttctatttttaatgaatat ATCTGCTTAGTAGAGAAATACATAGAAGAAAAACTACTTGACAGGATTCCTGGTTTTAGTATGGCTGCTTTCACCATGTCATTACA ACAGCACAAAGACGAGATGGCAGGTGATATATTTGACATGCTTCTCACATTTACTGATTTTCTGGCATTCAAAGAAATGTTCTTGGATTACAGAGCT GCCAGACCAGCAGAGAGCACACTGATTTTAGCTGTGCCAAGTCTACCCACAGCTGGGAAAACATCAGCCAAG GAAAAAGAAGGTCGAGGTCTGGATTTAAGCAGCGGGTTTGTGGTAACATCTTTAAGCAAGTCCTCAATGTCGTCTTCTCAGAACAGTTTACGACACTAG
- the ARL2BP gene encoding ADP-ribosylation factor-like protein 2-binding protein isoform X2 gives MMETLEEENFGVSISSPSDAEFDAVVGYLEDIIMDDDFQLIQRSFMDKHYQEFEDTEENKLIYTSIFNEYICLVEKYIEEKLLDRIPGFSMAAFTMSLQQHKDEMAGDIFDMLLTFTDFLAFKEMFLDYRAEKEGRGLDLSSGFVVTSLSKSSMSSSQNSLRH, from the exons ATGATGGAGACTTTAGAAGAGGAAAACTTTGGTGTGTCTAT CTCCTCTCCTTCAGATGCAGAATTTGATGCGGTTGTTGGGTATTTAGAAGATATTATAATGG ATGACGATTTCCAGTTAATACAAAGAAGCTTTATGGATAAACACTACCAGGAATTTGAAGATACAGAAGAAAACAAGCTcatctacacttctatttttaatgaatat ATCTGCTTAGTAGAGAAATACATAGAAGAAAAACTACTTGACAGGATTCCTGGTTTTAGTATGGCTGCTTTCACCATGTCATTACA ACAGCACAAAGACGAGATGGCAGGTGATATATTTGACATGCTTCTCACATTTACTGATTTTCTGGCATTCAAAGAAATGTTCTTGGATTACAGAGCT GAAAAAGAAGGTCGAGGTCTGGATTTAAGCAGCGGGTTTGTGGTAACATCTTTAAGCAAGTCCTCAATGTCGTCTTCTCAGAACAGTTTACGACACTAG